CGTGACGCTGGCCGACACCGACGTCTCGCACGTGGACCTGGACGTGCTGGTGCTCGGCGACGACAGGGAGGCCACCGATCTGGTCAGGTCGCTGGCCGACGTCATCCCGGGAGTGCGCGGCATCTACGGCGGCAGGTTGCGCAACGCGCACCAGGTGGAGGCGTTGACGGCCAACGTCATCGCCATCAACCGGCGCTACAAGGCGCACGCGGGGATTCGCGTCACCGACGTGTGATCCCGTTCCGGGGCGGTCCCTCCGGCTGGCACCGCCCCCGGTTTCGGCCGACAATGCCCCGTGTCGGGGCCTGTCCGGTCGCCGGTCCCGGCCCGACGAGGGCCGGGACGGTGCCGAACCCCGGACGGGTTTTCCCGGTTCGACCGGCCGAGAGCGGGGGAGAGCATGAGCGCCGCCGAGTTCCCGGCCGAGACCTCGGTCTCGGGTGAGTGGGTGCGGCAGCACAACCGGTTCACCGAGCGGGTGACCGCCGACGGTTCCTCCGGGTGGAGCGCCCTGCCCGGGCGGTACCACCTGGTGGTCAGCCTGGCGTGTCCCTGGGCGCACCGCTCGTTGATCGTGCGTCGGCTGCTGGGGCTGGAGCAGGCGATCACGCTCGGCGTCGTCGATCCGCTCCGGGACGAACGCGGCTGGCGGTTCACGCTCGACCCCGGTGGTCGGGACCCGGTCACCGGGATCCGGCTGCTGTCCGAGGCCTACCTGGCGACCGACCCGGAGTTCAGCGGTCGCTGCACCGTCCCCGCCCTGCTCGACGTCGAGTCCGGCACGGTGGTCAGCAACGACTACCACCGGCTCACCCTCGACTTCGAGACCGAGTGGCGGGCCCTGCACCGCGCGGGAGCCCCGGAACTGTACCCGGTGGAGCTGCGCGGGGAGATCGACGAGATCGACGAGGTCGTCTACCGCGACGTCAACAACGGGGTCTACCGCTGCGGCTTCGCCACCTCGCAGCGGGCCTACGAACGGGCCTTCGACGCGCTGTTCCGGCGGCTCGACCTGCTGAC
The nucleotide sequence above comes from Actinopolyspora erythraea. Encoded proteins:
- a CDS encoding glutathione S-transferase family protein: MSAAEFPAETSVSGEWVRQHNRFTERVTADGSSGWSALPGRYHLVVSLACPWAHRSLIVRRLLGLEQAITLGVVDPLRDERGWRFTLDPGGRDPVTGIRLLSEAYLATDPEFSGRCTVPALLDVESGTVVSNDYHRLTLDFETEWRALHRAGAPELYPVELRGEIDEIDEVVYRDVNNGVYRCGFATSQRAYERAFDALFRRLDLLTERLERQRYLVGGTITEADVRLFTTLVRFDAAYHGHFKCNRHKLAELPVLWAYARDLFQTPGFGETVNFEHIKNHYYRTHPAINPNGIVPAGPALEEWHAPHGREALGGSPFGTGTPPGAA